The following are from one region of the Mycolicibacterium helvum genome:
- a CDS encoding exodeoxyribonuclease III, producing the protein MIVTTINVNGVRAAVRQRSPENLGLLDWLTQTTADVVCLQETRADDEQIADALAPAVADGWHLASASPHLKGRSGVAILSRTPFAAIRIGLAATEFESHGRYLEADLAGGQTVASVYVHTGEAGTDRQLEKERFTAELAKRMAELAADGRDAVICGDWNIAHTENDIKAWKANVKKAGFLPSERQWLTDLLDSGWVDVVRRMHPDVAGPYSWWSWRGKAFDNDAGWRIDYHLASQSLAARTVAARVEKPAAYALRWSDHAPVTVEFSA; encoded by the coding sequence GTGATCGTCACCACCATCAACGTCAACGGCGTGCGCGCCGCGGTGCGCCAGCGCTCCCCGGAGAACCTCGGTCTGCTGGACTGGCTGACTCAGACCACGGCAGATGTCGTGTGCCTGCAGGAGACCCGCGCCGACGACGAACAGATCGCCGACGCACTCGCTCCCGCCGTCGCCGACGGCTGGCATCTGGCATCGGCCAGCCCGCACCTCAAGGGCCGCAGCGGGGTGGCGATCCTATCCCGCACACCGTTCGCCGCTATCCGAATCGGCTTGGCAGCAACAGAATTCGAATCGCACGGCCGCTACCTTGAGGCCGACCTGGCGGGTGGCCAGACGGTCGCCAGCGTCTACGTCCACACCGGGGAGGCGGGTACCGACCGGCAGCTGGAGAAGGAACGATTCACCGCCGAGCTGGCCAAGCGGATGGCCGAACTGGCGGCCGACGGCCGTGATGCGGTGATCTGCGGCGACTGGAACATCGCCCACACCGAAAACGACATCAAGGCCTGGAAGGCCAACGTCAAGAAGGCCGGCTTCCTGCCCAGCGAGCGGCAGTGGCTGACCGATCTTCTGGACTCGGGCTGGGTCGATGTCGTGCGCCGCATGCATCCCGACGTGGCCGGCCCGTACAGCTGGTGGTCGTGGCGGGGCAAGGCGTTCGACAATGACGCCGGCTGGCGTATCGACTACCACCTGGCCAGCCAGAGCCTGGCTGCCCGGACTGTGGCTGCCCGCGTCGAGAAACCGGCCGCATACGCGTTGCGCTGGTCTGATCACGCCCCGGTGACCGTGGAGTTCAGCGCATGA
- a CDS encoding metal-dependent hydrolase family protein, protein MSLLIKNVRVFDGLSGRLVPGHVLIDGATITAIETSPIAEPAGTTVIDGADRVLMPGMIDAHAHLVGMANTLLDLAMASQTQLAATTLARAKGTLLRGFTTVRDMAGDTVGIKKVIDGEPALGPRIYPSQAAISQTAGHGDFGFVYETPTALGGNESRAETIGFMRVADGVDRVLAAVREQLKLGASQIKLMVGGGAASLYDPLYTVQFTSPELAAAVQAATDYGTYVATHVYNVAGIHRAVEAGVKSIEHGHLADEPTVAMLAEREVWLSTQPFAEHDHSFLNPDSAQKNREICSGTPHVYEWATKHGVKLAWGTDLLFEPEHVGRQSEMMVRLGEYVSNVDALKMVTSGNAALLRLSGDRDPYKSARLGEITVGAWADVLLVNGDPTADLGVLADPDTGIAAIVKDGVVVKNTRDGAPAQ, encoded by the coding sequence ATGAGTCTCCTGATCAAGAACGTCCGGGTCTTCGACGGCCTCTCGGGGCGCCTGGTGCCCGGCCACGTCCTCATCGACGGGGCCACGATCACCGCGATCGAGACCTCGCCGATTGCGGAGCCCGCCGGCACCACCGTCATCGACGGGGCCGACCGGGTGCTGATGCCGGGGATGATCGACGCCCACGCCCACCTGGTCGGTATGGCCAACACCCTGCTCGACCTCGCGATGGCCTCCCAGACCCAGCTGGCTGCCACCACGTTGGCCCGGGCCAAGGGCACGCTGCTGCGCGGGTTCACCACCGTGCGCGACATGGCCGGTGACACCGTCGGCATCAAGAAGGTGATCGACGGCGAACCCGCGCTCGGGCCGCGGATCTACCCCAGCCAGGCAGCGATCTCGCAGACCGCGGGCCACGGCGATTTCGGCTTCGTCTACGAAACTCCGACTGCGCTGGGTGGCAACGAATCTCGTGCCGAGACCATCGGCTTCATGCGGGTGGCCGATGGCGTCGACCGGGTGTTGGCAGCCGTGCGTGAACAGCTCAAACTCGGTGCGTCGCAGATCAAGCTGATGGTCGGCGGCGGAGCGGCGTCGCTATACGACCCGCTCTATACGGTCCAGTTCACCTCACCGGAACTGGCAGCCGCGGTGCAGGCCGCGACTGACTACGGCACCTACGTCGCCACTCATGTCTACAACGTCGCCGGCATCCACCGCGCGGTGGAGGCCGGCGTGAAATCCATCGAGCACGGTCACCTGGCCGACGAGCCCACCGTCGCGATGCTCGCCGAGCGCGAGGTATGGCTGTCCACCCAGCCCTTCGCCGAACACGACCACAGCTTCCTCAACCCCGACAGCGCGCAGAAGAACCGGGAGATCTGCAGCGGCACACCGCACGTCTACGAGTGGGCGACGAAGCACGGAGTCAAGCTCGCCTGGGGCACCGATCTGCTCTTCGAACCGGAACATGTTGGGCGGCAAAGTGAAATGATGGTTCGCCTCGGCGAATACGTCAGCAACGTCGACGCGCTCAAGATGGTGACCTCGGGTAATGCCGCCCTGCTCCGCCTGTCTGGCGATCGCGATCCCTACAAGTCGGCTCGACTCGGTGAGATCACCGTCGGCGCCTGGGCCGACGTGCTGCTGGTGAACGGTGACCCGACAGCAGACCTCGGTGTGCTCGCCGACCCCGACACTGGCATCGCTGCGATCGTCAAAGACGGTGTGGTCGTCAAGAACACCCGGGACGGGGCGCCGGCTCAGTAG
- a CDS encoding PGAP1-like alpha/beta domain-containing protein, translating to MRRILALVAAVTLISMLAGCQSDSGDDKRPASTAVVIVSGGDATSPFTAPDQACATGLAAGNTDTALREFLLGKGYAVYTSPAMAGRGQVTDQTGFGPFGVCPVTLPENMTVNSQGSIDTAGEHLARFLNWLHTDKGVNEVDLVGHSMGGLYSRAAIRVLTSTNSPVKVRSLTTLGTPWQGSYLSDFANGLVPLTDCLGDKLCETGMKGMADEVKRLMSGSGREVNQGFLMGKDGWNEFQSGVLDKIPVVLIGGKRFTGAKTSSDGPVNPAVWPNDGLVALQSALAKSITDPVLPHRRCYTFDDTHSIYVSNLAGLDWKTALTWDPQVLETVHQAIENAPKALDGPNRQGCPAA from the coding sequence GTGCGACGAATACTGGCGCTCGTCGCCGCGGTGACGTTGATTTCCATGCTGGCCGGCTGCCAGAGCGATTCCGGCGACGACAAGCGCCCGGCGTCGACCGCGGTGGTGATCGTCTCCGGCGGGGACGCCACCAGCCCGTTCACCGCCCCGGATCAGGCCTGCGCCACCGGCCTGGCCGCGGGCAACACCGACACCGCGCTGCGGGAGTTCCTGCTCGGCAAGGGCTACGCGGTCTACACCTCGCCGGCGATGGCCGGCCGCGGCCAGGTCACCGACCAGACCGGCTTCGGGCCGTTCGGGGTCTGCCCGGTCACCCTGCCGGAGAACATGACCGTGAACTCGCAGGGCAGCATCGACACCGCCGGGGAACATCTGGCGCGTTTCCTCAACTGGCTGCACACCGACAAGGGCGTCAACGAAGTCGACTTGGTGGGCCACTCGATGGGCGGGCTGTACTCGCGCGCGGCGATCCGGGTTCTGACGTCCACGAACTCGCCGGTGAAGGTGCGCTCGCTGACGACGCTGGGCACACCGTGGCAGGGCTCGTATCTGTCGGATTTCGCCAACGGCCTGGTTCCGCTGACGGACTGCCTGGGCGACAAGCTGTGCGAGACCGGGATGAAGGGTATGGCCGACGAAGTGAAGCGGCTGATGTCCGGCTCGGGGCGCGAGGTCAACCAGGGGTTCCTGATGGGCAAGGACGGCTGGAACGAATTCCAGTCCGGTGTGCTGGACAAGATCCCGGTCGTGCTGATCGGCGGCAAGAGGTTCACCGGAGCAAAAACCAGCAGCGACGGGCCGGTCAACCCCGCGGTGTGGCCCAACGACGGCTTGGTGGCGCTGCAGAGCGCGCTGGCCAAGAGCATCACCGATCCGGTGTTGCCGCACCGACGTTGCTACACCTTCGACGATACGCACAGCATCTATGTCTCCAATCTGGCTGGGCTGGACTGGAAAACGGCGCTCACGTGGGACCCTCAGGTGCTCGAAACCGTCCATCAGGCGATCGAGAACGCCCCCAAGGCGCTCGACGGCCCCAACCGGCAAGGCTGCCCGGCGGCCTAG
- the trpS gene encoding tryptophan--tRNA ligase, which produces MNSSSRRVVFSGVQPTSDSLHLGNALGAIKQWVGLQDDYDAFFCVVDLHAITVPQDPATLRHRTLVTAAQYLALGIDPDRATIFVQSHVPAHTQLAWALGCFTGFGQASRMTQFKDKSQKQGADATTVGLFTYPVLMAADVLIYDTDLVPVGEDQRQHLELARDVAQRFNARFPDTFVIPEPMIGKATAKIYDLQDPTAKMSKSAATEAGLISLLDDPNVTAKKIRSAVTDSEREIRFDVDAKPGVSNLLSIQSAVTGTDIETLVAGYQGRGYGDLKKDTADAVVAFVTPLQQRVGELLADPAELQAILANGAARAREVSAKTIGRVYERLGFLPTSP; this is translated from the coding sequence ATGAACAGCTCATCCCGTCGCGTCGTCTTTTCCGGCGTCCAACCGACTTCTGATTCGCTCCATCTGGGCAATGCGCTCGGCGCGATCAAGCAGTGGGTCGGTCTGCAGGACGACTACGACGCGTTCTTCTGCGTCGTGGACCTGCACGCGATCACCGTGCCGCAGGACCCGGCCACCCTGCGTCATCGCACTCTGGTGACGGCCGCCCAGTACCTCGCCCTGGGTATCGACCCGGACCGCGCGACGATCTTCGTGCAAAGCCACGTGCCCGCCCACACCCAGCTGGCGTGGGCTTTGGGCTGCTTCACCGGGTTCGGCCAGGCTTCGCGGATGACGCAGTTCAAGGACAAGTCGCAGAAACAGGGCGCCGACGCCACGACGGTCGGGCTGTTCACCTATCCGGTACTGATGGCAGCCGACGTGCTGATCTACGACACCGACCTGGTTCCGGTGGGCGAGGATCAGCGCCAGCATCTGGAGCTGGCCCGAGACGTCGCACAACGGTTCAATGCTCGCTTCCCCGACACCTTCGTCATACCCGAGCCGATGATCGGGAAGGCCACCGCCAAGATTTACGACCTGCAGGACCCGACCGCCAAGATGAGCAAGTCGGCGGCCACCGAAGCCGGTCTCATCAGCCTGCTCGACGACCCGAACGTGACGGCCAAGAAGATCCGCTCAGCCGTCACCGACAGCGAACGAGAGATCCGCTTCGACGTCGATGCCAAGCCGGGAGTGTCGAATCTGCTGTCGATCCAGTCCGCGGTGACGGGCACGGATATCGAGACCCTCGTGGCCGGCTATCAGGGCCGCGGCTATGGCGACCTGAAGAAGGACACCGCCGACGCCGTCGTCGCCTTCGTCACGCCGCTACAGCAACGCGTCGGCGAACTGTTGGCCGATCCGGCCGAGCTGCAGGCGATCCTGGCCAACGGCGCGGCACGCGCACGCGAGGTGTCTGCCAAGACCATCGGACGGGTATACGAGCGGCTAGGGTTTCTGCCGACAAGTCCGTAG
- the yhjD gene encoding inner membrane protein YhjD, protein MSEPAEKPSRVDRLRARYHWFDHVMRAQGRYQDTRGDFFAAGITYFTIFALFPLLMVGFAAGGFILASQPELLREVEARITATVSGDFGTQLVKLMESAIQSRTSVGVIGLATAAWAGLGWISNLREALSQMWGEQRGEPPGFVRTKLSDLLALLSVFVAITVTIALTALGDPSVMSRVLEWVGVHHVPGLNGGLRVISILMSFVVSWLLFSWIIARLPRESLSFRSSVRAGVLAAAAFEIFKMVGSVYLRSVVHGPAGATFGPVLGLMVFAYITARLVLFATAWAATSRDNLRPEPVAPPVPAVITPRVGPDEGLSARQTAAAMAVGAVGALGLSRVWRRGRE, encoded by the coding sequence ATGTCAGAACCGGCCGAGAAGCCGAGCCGCGTGGACCGGTTGCGGGCCCGCTATCACTGGTTCGATCACGTGATGCGCGCCCAGGGGCGCTACCAGGACACCAGGGGTGATTTCTTCGCCGCGGGCATCACCTACTTCACGATCTTCGCGTTGTTCCCCTTGCTGATGGTGGGTTTCGCGGCCGGCGGTTTCATCCTCGCCAGCCAGCCCGAGCTACTGCGCGAAGTCGAGGCCCGCATCACCGCGACCGTCTCCGGCGACTTCGGGACCCAGTTGGTCAAACTGATGGAGTCGGCGATCCAATCGCGCACCTCCGTCGGCGTCATCGGTCTGGCCACCGCGGCCTGGGCCGGACTGGGCTGGATCTCGAACCTGCGCGAGGCGCTCAGCCAGATGTGGGGTGAGCAGCGCGGCGAGCCGCCTGGCTTCGTGCGGACCAAGCTGTCGGACCTGCTGGCGCTGCTGTCGGTTTTCGTCGCCATCACCGTGACGATCGCGCTGACGGCGTTGGGCGACCCTTCAGTGATGTCGAGGGTGCTGGAATGGGTTGGCGTGCATCATGTTCCGGGGCTGAACGGCGGCCTGCGGGTGATATCGATCCTGATGTCCTTCGTCGTGTCGTGGCTGCTGTTCAGCTGGATAATCGCCCGGTTGCCGCGCGAGTCGCTCAGCTTCCGCAGCAGTGTGCGGGCGGGCGTGCTGGCCGCGGCGGCCTTCGAGATCTTCAAAATGGTCGGCTCGGTCTACTTGCGCTCGGTGGTCCATGGCCCTGCGGGTGCGACGTTCGGGCCGGTGCTGGGTCTGATGGTTTTCGCCTATATCACCGCCCGGCTGGTGCTGTTCGCCACCGCGTGGGCGGCGACATCGCGCGACAACTTGCGTCCCGAGCCGGTCGCACCGCCCGTCCCGGCGGTCATCACACCGCGGGTTGGCCCGGACGAGGGGTTGAGTGCACGGCAGACGGCCGCCGCGATGGCGGTGGGTGCGGTTGGAGCGCTTGGGCTTTCGCGGGTCTGGCGCCGCGGCCGCGAGTAG
- a CDS encoding D-alanyl-D-alanine carboxypeptidase family protein gives MAREKLFTRCAAALAAALCVVGTPATAWAEPAGAPDPNTCPYRVTTPPAVDSSEVPQAGDPPQPLPVPAKPVGGDALSGCGVIVAAGTPAVPDDISAESWLVADLDTGDIIAARDPHARHRPASIIKVLVAMQAINELPLNKIVEGTQDDANAEGTRVGVDVGGHYTVNDLLHGLLMHSGNDAAHALAAQVGGMDTALQKINGLARKLGGQDTRAATPSGLDGPGMSTSAYDIGLFYRYAWENPTFASIVATGKYDFPGHPAKPGEDGDHPGYELENDNQLLYNYPGALGGKTGYTDDAGQTFVGAANRDGRRLVAVLMRGTRQPIPPWQQAAHLLDYGFSTPPGTKIGDLIDPDPSLKAPKPDPESAVSAKASAVLPEADAVPVRVGVGVIGTLIVFGLIMMARSINRRPVRGR, from the coding sequence ATGGCGAGGGAGAAACTATTCACGCGGTGTGCTGCCGCACTGGCCGCGGCGCTGTGCGTCGTCGGCACGCCGGCGACCGCGTGGGCCGAACCGGCTGGTGCACCGGACCCCAATACCTGCCCATACCGGGTGACCACCCCGCCGGCGGTCGACTCCTCTGAGGTGCCCCAGGCCGGCGATCCACCACAGCCGCTTCCCGTCCCCGCTAAGCCGGTGGGCGGTGACGCACTCTCGGGCTGCGGGGTGATCGTCGCGGCGGGTACACCCGCAGTTCCCGACGACATCTCGGCCGAGTCGTGGCTGGTCGCCGACCTGGACACCGGCGACATCATCGCCGCACGCGATCCGCATGCCCGGCACCGCCCCGCCAGCATCATCAAGGTCCTCGTCGCGATGCAGGCCATCAACGAGCTGCCGCTGAACAAGATCGTCGAGGGCACTCAGGACGACGCCAACGCCGAGGGCACCCGAGTCGGCGTCGACGTGGGCGGCCACTACACCGTCAACGATCTGCTGCACGGCCTGCTGATGCACTCGGGCAACGACGCCGCCCACGCGCTGGCCGCGCAAGTCGGTGGCATGGACACCGCCCTGCAGAAGATCAACGGGCTGGCCCGCAAGCTCGGCGGACAGGACACCCGTGCGGCGACGCCGTCCGGGCTCGATGGGCCGGGCATGAGCACGTCGGCCTACGACATCGGGCTGTTCTACCGGTATGCCTGGGAGAACCCGACTTTCGCCAGCATCGTCGCCACCGGAAAATATGACTTCCCCGGGCACCCCGCCAAGCCGGGCGAAGACGGCGACCATCCCGGCTACGAGCTGGAGAACGACAACCAGCTGCTCTACAACTATCCCGGCGCACTCGGCGGCAAGACCGGCTACACCGACGACGCCGGGCAGACGTTCGTCGGCGCCGCCAACCGCGACGGCCGCCGATTGGTCGCGGTGCTGATGCGCGGTACCCGCCAACCGATTCCGCCATGGCAGCAGGCAGCCCACTTGCTCGACTACGGCTTCTCGACACCACCGGGCACCAAGATCGGCGACCTGATCGACCCCGATCCGTCGCTCAAGGCACCCAAGCCGGATCCGGAGAGCGCAGTCAGCGCCAAGGCCTCAGCGGTGCTGCCCGAGGCAGACGCCGTGCCGGTGCGGGTGGGTGTGGGTGTGATCGGCACGCTGATTGTGTTCGGCCTGATCATGATGGCGCGCTCGATCAACCGCCGGCCCGTACGAGGTCGGTAG
- a CDS encoding SMP-30/gluconolactonase/LRE family protein, producing MRWQPPPCDALPPPDLTGPLRIVDIAGHAPEDVVVDADGAIWTGTDDGAIVRIRPGSAPETAANTGGRPLGLAVSRDGRLLICDSHRGLLRLDPGTGAIETLVSEVAGRPLTFCSNVVESSDGTIYFTESTSRFHYEYYKGSVLEARASGSLFRRDVDGTVTTLATGLRFANGVALTADESALMVAETTACRISRYPLTGSGVGEPVPLIEHLPGYPDNISTAPDGHIWVALVSERNAVGEWLAPRAPALRRLLWRLPYRWMPNPKPVVWAIAIDLDGRVTTQLRTTDPRFALATGLVEHDGTLWLGCIGSSAVACLDL from the coding sequence GTGCGGTGGCAGCCGCCGCCTTGCGATGCGCTGCCCCCGCCGGATCTCACCGGACCCCTTCGCATCGTCGACATCGCAGGCCACGCCCCCGAGGACGTCGTCGTCGACGCCGATGGTGCGATCTGGACCGGCACCGACGACGGCGCGATCGTGCGGATCCGCCCCGGCTCCGCGCCCGAGACGGCGGCCAATACCGGCGGGCGGCCGCTGGGTTTAGCTGTCAGCCGTGACGGGCGGCTGCTGATCTGTGACAGCCACCGCGGGCTGCTGAGGCTGGATCCGGGCACCGGAGCGATCGAAACGCTGGTGAGCGAGGTGGCCGGGCGACCGCTGACGTTCTGCAGCAATGTCGTCGAATCATCGGACGGCACAATCTATTTCACCGAGTCGACGTCCCGTTTCCATTACGAGTACTACAAGGGCTCGGTCCTGGAGGCTCGGGCCAGTGGGTCGCTGTTCCGCCGGGACGTCGACGGCACCGTGACGACGCTGGCGACCGGGTTGCGGTTCGCCAATGGGGTGGCGCTGACCGCCGACGAGTCGGCTCTGATGGTCGCCGAGACCACCGCATGCCGGATTTCGCGGTATCCGCTCACCGGCTCCGGGGTGGGCGAACCGGTGCCGCTGATCGAGCACCTGCCCGGCTATCCGGACAACATCTCGACCGCACCCGACGGCCACATCTGGGTGGCGTTGGTCAGCGAGCGCAATGCGGTCGGCGAATGGCTGGCCCCGCGCGCCCCGGCGCTGCGCCGGTTGCTGTGGCGGCTGCCGTATCGCTGGATGCCCAATCCCAAGCCAGTGGTGTGGGCGATCGCCATCGACCTCGACGGCCGGGTCACCACGCAGCTGCGCACCACCGATCCGCGGTTCGCATTGGCCACTGGCCTGGTGGAACACGACGGCACACTGTGGCTTGGCTGCATCGGGTCGTCCGCCGTCGCATGTCTCGATTTGTAA
- a CDS encoding aspartate aminotransferase family protein, with product MTTTASQNLTAELGAKADRHLWGHFARHGAGITPPIITRGDGVHIWDSNGKRYIDGLSGLFVVQVGHGREEIAEAAKKQAETLGFFPLWSYATPPAIELAERLANYAPGDLNRVFFTTGGGDAVESAWKLAKQYYKLTGRPGKYKVISRSIAYHGTPHGALAITGLPTFKAPFEPITPGGFRVPNTNFYRAPEGHDTDIKEFGQWAANRIAEAIEMEGPDSVAAVFLEPVQNAGGCFPPPPGYFERVREICDEYDVLLVSDETICAFGRIGSMFACNDFNYVPDIITCAKGLTSGYAPLGAMIASDRLFEPFNDGQTTYAHGYTWGGHPVSAAVALANLDVFEREGLNDHVKMTAPAFRATLEKLLDLPIVGDVRGEGFFYGIELVKDKATKAILDDELSEWLLRSFLSVELFEAGLYCRADDRGDSVVQLAPPLISDQAVFDEIEQILRRVFTQAWDHLQTRGDAWH from the coding sequence ATGACAACGACCGCCAGCCAGAACCTGACCGCCGAACTCGGCGCCAAGGCAGACCGGCACCTGTGGGGCCATTTCGCCCGCCACGGCGCCGGCATCACACCGCCGATCATCACCCGCGGCGACGGCGTCCACATCTGGGACAGCAACGGCAAGCGCTACATCGACGGCCTGTCGGGCCTGTTCGTGGTCCAGGTCGGCCACGGCCGGGAAGAGATCGCCGAAGCCGCCAAGAAGCAGGCCGAGACGCTTGGGTTCTTCCCGCTGTGGTCGTATGCCACCCCGCCCGCCATCGAGCTGGCTGAGCGGCTGGCCAATTACGCGCCCGGCGATCTGAACCGGGTGTTCTTCACCACCGGCGGCGGCGATGCCGTCGAATCGGCGTGGAAGCTGGCCAAGCAGTACTACAAGCTGACCGGCAGACCGGGCAAGTACAAGGTGATCTCGCGAAGCATCGCCTACCACGGCACGCCGCACGGCGCGCTGGCCATCACCGGCCTGCCGACCTTCAAGGCGCCCTTCGAGCCGATCACGCCGGGCGGCTTCCGGGTACCGAACACGAACTTCTACCGCGCCCCCGAAGGCCACGACACCGACATCAAGGAGTTCGGGCAGTGGGCGGCGAACCGGATCGCCGAGGCCATCGAGATGGAGGGTCCTGACTCGGTGGCAGCGGTATTCCTCGAGCCGGTGCAGAACGCCGGCGGGTGCTTCCCCCCGCCGCCCGGCTACTTCGAGCGAGTCCGGGAGATCTGCGACGAATACGACGTACTGCTGGTCTCCGACGAGACGATCTGCGCGTTCGGCCGCATCGGTTCGATGTTCGCCTGCAACGACTTCAACTACGTGCCGGACATCATCACTTGCGCCAAGGGCCTGACCTCCGGGTACGCCCCACTGGGCGCGATGATCGCCTCCGACCGGCTGTTCGAGCCGTTCAACGACGGCCAGACGACCTACGCGCACGGCTACACGTGGGGCGGACACCCCGTCTCGGCGGCGGTCGCGCTGGCCAACCTCGACGTGTTCGAGCGCGAAGGTCTCAATGACCACGTCAAGATGACGGCGCCGGCGTTCCGCGCCACCCTGGAGAAACTGCTCGACCTGCCGATCGTCGGTGATGTTCGCGGTGAGGGCTTCTTCTACGGCATCGAGTTGGTGAAGGACAAGGCCACCAAGGCGATCCTCGACGACGAGCTGTCCGAGTGGCTGCTGCGCAGCTTCCTGTCCGTCGAGTTGTTCGAGGCCGGCCTGTACTGCCGGGCCGACGACCGCGGCGACTCGGTGGTGCAGCTCGCCCCGCCGCTGATCAGCGACCAGGCCGTCTTCGACGAGATCGAGCAGATCCTGCGCCGGGTGTTCACCCAGGCCTGGGATCACCTGCAGACCCGTGGCGACGCCTGGCATTAA
- a CDS encoding Lrp/AsnC family transcriptional regulator, producing MRDSGVPATRFPVRAVAAGGNGPVQLDEMSKAIIEKLQQDGRRSYAAIGKSVGLSEAAVRQRVQRLVDSGVMQIVAVTDPLQLGFTRQAMIGIRCTGDTTKVADKLAQIEAVDYVVLTAGTFDAIAEVVCEDDAELLELLNTEIRAVPGVTSTETLVYLKLVKQQYNWGTR from the coding sequence ATGCGTGACTCGGGTGTACCGGCCACTCGGTTTCCCGTCCGCGCCGTTGCGGCGGGTGGAAACGGGCCTGTCCAACTGGACGAGATGTCCAAGGCCATTATCGAGAAATTGCAGCAAGACGGGCGGCGTTCCTACGCCGCAATCGGTAAATCCGTCGGGCTGTCGGAGGCGGCGGTGCGCCAGCGAGTGCAGCGTCTGGTCGACTCCGGGGTCATGCAGATCGTCGCGGTGACCGATCCATTGCAGCTGGGGTTCACCCGGCAGGCAATGATCGGCATCCGCTGCACGGGCGACACCACCAAGGTCGCCGACAAGCTCGCGCAGATCGAGGCGGTGGACTACGTGGTGCTCACCGCGGGCACCTTCGACGCCATCGCCGAGGTCGTCTGCGAGGACGACGCCGAACTGCTCGAGCTGCTCAACACCGAGATCCGTGCCGTGCCGGGAGTGACCTCCACCGAGACACTCGTCTATCTGAAACTAGTTAAGCAACAATACAATTGGGGTACCCGATGA